In Zingiber officinale cultivar Zhangliang chromosome 1A, Zo_v1.1, whole genome shotgun sequence, a genomic segment contains:
- the LOC122037914 gene encoding YTH domain-containing protein ECT4-like yields MATVAPAAPADQSADLMQKLSLDSKNKSEDASEVTKTSGVQYGSSNGGEPIAPIPTYERSLTPWLQEHTDASMCYLPNGYSSALYYGGYDGSMTEWEDYPRYVNSDGVEVPPLGVYGDMYHPGYGYSPYSPYPSPGSPVPTMGHNNQLYTPQHYHFPATYYQPQTPSGAPYTASQNPSSKGDVSTSTATELPPIPVDTTKANSNETVKASTNSNNGTTKAKPNQQNTPSNTGVSFGKGTLPGLNPSSGYQDPRFGYDGMWSPISWYDGSMFPDGQQRPTSTNNGSSMTSHIANTTSTRNQNLHPLPHLSGMHTPRSSAPGIVNKMYPNNRIYGQNANGFRGNQSFRSNIFDSSMNGRWVMSMDNKYKHRGQGNGFYGYGNENLEGLSELNKGPRAGHFRSQKGFGPNFSVAVRGQSLSTSVQDSSEVPDKDKYNKTDFLVTYSDAKFFIIKSYSEDDIHKSIKYNVWASTPHGNKKLDAAYQESKEKNGCPVFLLFSVNTSGQFVGVAEMVGPVDFNKTLDYWQQDKWIGCFPVKWHIVKDVPNSILKHITLENNDNKPVTNSRDTQEVKLEQGFQLLKLFKEHVSVTSILDDFTFYENRQKVMQEKRPKQQQLQKKLVDGKPVIFDEKEKDNANGKPVLSKSLELVSILKKESAQNALAVSEFTLAEKNGVPAVAGVAPKDAKPVTEKRVVANGVSNGY; encoded by the exons ATGGCGACAGTCGCCCCCGCTGCTCCTGCCGACC AATCTGCAGATCTGATGCAAAAGTTATCCCTGGACTCAAAAAACAAAAGTGAAGATGCTTCAGAAGTTACAAAG acTTCTGGAGTTCAATATGGTTCATCCAATGGCGGGGAACCAATTGCTCCAATCCCAACATATGAGCGGTCTTTGACCCCTTGGCTTCAGGAGCATACTGATGCGAGCATGTGCTACTTGCCGAATGGATATTCTTCGGCTTTGTACTATGGAG gtTATGATGGCTCAATGACAGAGTGGGAGGATTATCCTAGATATGTTAACTCTGATGGAGTGGAGGTACCTCCACTA GGGGTTTATGGGGATATGTATCATCCTGGATATGGTTATTCTCCATATAGTCCATATCCTTCTCCTGGTTCCCCAGTTCCAACTATGGGGCACAACAATCAACTATACACACCCCAACATTACCACTTCCCTGCTACGTATTACCAGCCACAGACACCCAGTGGTGCACCATACACAGCAAGCCAAAATCCTAGTTCCAAAGGAGATGTTTCTACATCTACTGCCACCGAACTTCCTCCTATTCCAGTAGATACAACAAAAGCTAATTCAAATGAAACTGTTAAAGCAAGTACAAATAGCAACAATGGGACAACaaaagcaaaaccaaaccaaCAGAATACACCATCAAATACAGGTGTCTCATTTGGTAAAGGCACATTACCTGGCTTGAATCCATCTTCTGGTTACCAGGATCCAAGATTTGGATATGATGGCATGTGGTCACCTATTTCATGGTATGATGGTTCCATGTTTCCTGATGGGCAGCAGAGACCAACTTCCACTAACAATGGCTCTTCAATGACATCTCATATTGCAAATACTACGTCAACAAGAAATCAGAATCTCCATCCTCTCCCTCATCTTTCT GGAATGCATACTCCAAGATCATCAGCTCCTGGAATAGTGAACAAGATGTACCCTAACAATAGAATATATGGTCAGAATGCTAATGGATTCAGAGGTAACCAGAGCTTTCGATCAAATATCTTTGACTCCAGCATGAATGGAAGATGGGTAATGTCAATGGATAACAAGTATAAGCATAGAGGTCAGGGCAATGGTTTCTATGGCTATGGTAATGAGAACTTAGAAGGCCTGAGTGAGCTTAATAAAGGACCAAGGGCAGGTCATTTTAGAAGCCAAAAGGGATTTGGGCCTAATTTTTCTGTTGCAGTAAGGGGGCAAAGTCTTTCTACAAGTGTCCAGGACTCTTCTGAAGTTCCTGATAAAGACAAATACAACAAGACAGATTTCCTAGTAACTTATTCAGATGCCaagttttttataataaaatcatACAGCGAGGATGATATTCACAAGAGTATCAAGTACAATGTTTGGGCTAGTACTCCCCATGGGAACAAGAAGCTTGATGCTGCTTATCAGGAATCTAAAGAGAAAAATGGATGCCCGGTGTTTTTATTGTTCTCT GTCAACACTAGTGGACAGTTTGTAGGTGTTGCAGAGATGGTTGGTCCGGTTGATTTCAACAAAACATTAGATTATTGGCAGCAGGACAAGTGGATTGGGTGTTTTCCTGTTAAATGGCATATTGTAAAGGATGTGCCCAATAGCATCCTAAAACATATTACATTGGAGAACAATGACAACAAACCTGTGACAAACAGCAGAGATACTCAGGAG GTGAAGCTTGAACAAGGATTTCAACTGCTCAAGCTTTTCAAGGAACATGTGAGCGTGACTTCAATTCTGGATGATTTTACTTTCTATGAGAACCGCCAGAAGGTGATGCAAGAAAAGAGACCAAAGCAACAACAGTTACAGAAGAAG CTTGTGGATGGAAAACCAGTCATAtttgatgaaaaagaaaaggataatGCCAATGGGAAGCCTGTGTTGTCGAAGTCCTTGGAACTGGTTTCTATTTTGAAGAAAGAATCTGCACAAAATGCACTTGCGGTGTCAGAATTCACTTTAGCAGAAAAAAATGGTGTCCCTGCTGTTGCTGGTGTTGCTCCGAAGGATGCTAAACCAGTGACTGAGAAGCGAGTTGTGGCTAATGGTGTATCTAACGGTTATTAA